AAActaattatgtttatttatttaataatattttcatttctctatgACGAAAACTCGGTTTGATGTATAAACTAATTGTATATCTATTCAAATAATGGGGAATCGTATcatatttacatttgcatAGTATGTATTCTGTATAATTGATGCAATTTGACATaccatgaatatttattaaaaagctgATACGATATTTGAATTGACTGCATCTGTTGTACGTGGTGcttaaaatatccaaatatatGTTCACTGATCGAAACCGTGTTCAATGATTATATATCCGGTGTGGTGACTTTCCCAAAATTGGCACAAATTATGTATCGAAGgtaagagaaagacagagtCAAATATTACACATTTCTTCGGtttagttaaaaattgttggaCTAATATGTTCATGTTTGGTATCATTTTGATCGCACGAATCTCAATAATCCGATTAAGGCCATCTCGTAACAATATgatgaaaagtaaaagaaattatatttgcttAGCGCAATAATTCAATATCGAATTCAATTACATCGATACGGATCACAGACAACGAGGCGTGCCTTGAGCGAGCAATTGCAGGAGTTGGTGGAAATAGCTCGTGGCAATATATCCGGACACTACCGTATATCGCGTATCCGTTCTATCTGGTTAACGTAGCCAGCTACAAACGTCCAAGCCAAGATTTTACTCCTGGCATCACGTAGTCGCTAATTTTCACGATTACTgcttacatatatttataaaagaaataaagttctcaacaaaaataataaaaatgcaacgaGATAACTTTAGGCGTAAGTAACTGAGAcaatttgaaacgaaacgactGAACGATAcaacttaaaatatatcgcCTACCATATCCACCAGAAATAGCTGAAATCCCACAAGGCATACACCGTAGCAAGAAATTACCTGGCCAAGCACGATCAccgtaaatatatttttcaactttctgCAATATTCAATAAGTACTCAGTGCTGTTGTACACGACTCTTTGACTTTGTATCagatatatttgcataataagATAATCTCGTATCTGATTTTTATCGTCTATCTGATCCTTGATCGCGTTATTGAAGCTTTTGCGAAGATCAAATGTAACACATCGACGTGGTATACGCAAAGTATCcccataaatataaaaataaattttgaattttgaaaaattcagatGTTCGTATCTTGCATCGTTCACGCGGTCAACGTCGAATAATCAAGATAAAGACTATGTTGCTAATTTTGGCTCAATGTGGTAGAGCAAGATCTTTACATCGCTACTTTACACTCTGACGACCTGCCTGAACGCCATTTCCGAGAGTTTGGACGGAACAGGTGACAATAGAAAGAACGAGGAACGATCGTGACTATGCATAAAGTGCTTAGTTACTTTTAAGCGACGTAAGAGTGCTTTGCCTTCTTGATGGAACTTTTACTAGCGTTCAACGTAGGATCGCAGATGAAGCAGCCGCACATTCGAGGAAACGAACGTGaatttattttggaaatttgtcGTTAATTCTCCGAAGAAATTACGTATCAGTCAATAATATTAGGTTTATTCTTGTAATCATTTGAATACAAATACTGAAGTTTATTTGCTAATATTCAGATATTTTCATTGTGCAAATTCGTGCATTTATAGTCAATTATTGCTCTGCTATTCTCATAGACGATTCCCTCATGAGAGCAAAGTACGACATCGTCGAGCTTATAAGCTGTAACGagaaattcttataaaatttatacgttcGTTATAATACGTATTCTATCGTAATTAtagatatgtaaaaatatatatgcaataagcataaatgcaaaaataccATATCTACACTGTTATAAGTAAAATTCATGTTACATTGTTTCGAAGATGAGACATATTTTGAGGCAAATGTTGTTTACTTACGAACAAAATAATGTTAGATATCGTAACGAATCGCTGAAAGTGATACTTTCAGAGTAGATGTGAGATTAGAGAAAGAAAGTGGTTGCATACCGCGGTAGATGTTTCCAAAGTCACAGGAAAGAATCCTCCGGCGGTCAGTTGACACGGTCGCATCGctttcatcatcatcatcttcATATCCTTTCGTATCTTTTTGCCTGTTTTGCTCATTGGCAGACACACCCACCATCCCGAATACGACGCTATGCTAACATTCGTGCTTTCTTCTACCAAACCATGGCAGATATAtgtgaagaaaattatatggGCAAAGCTACCGATCAtgtggaaaaaaaatataagtcGTTTCCCGGAAGATATGTTTGCCTATGTACAAGTACAACATTCTGATCTgaagatttaatatattcgggtttcgtttcgaaaattagaatattttgtgaaaagtagaaagaaatGGTCGTTTATTCAACCCTTAAAGTTTACCACCAGTAGAATCTCGAGTATGGAATAATAACAAAACGTTATTAATCGAATGTGATTAACCTtgctaaatttttaattcaaacgaTACGGCCCACTCCCGTCCACGGTATTCTTTAAGGGCTAAAACAGACCCATCGTTTATACGTACCAGAACGATTTCGTACGTGTCGAAACACATCAGCACGCTAAAGATAACCATGTGACTGAGAATCGGCAACGTGAAAATTTGCTCGAGTTTAGCGTTCAATTGAATCAACGACTGATGCTTTCGGATGCATTTCTTCAATATTACGTAGTACTTGTTTGAATAATCGGCGATATCAGTTTGTTCGTCGACGTTCGACCACAAACTCAATAACGTTTTCTGCAGCATACGAAACTGATAGACTACGTGCAGATTCAGCACACATAAGAACTGTTCGGGGCATAAATAGCTTGCGCCAATTTGTTGTACGGCCAGTAACTGTATAAATAGTAATTCGATGATGAAGTCGtcgatgataaattattacgatacatGATATTTTATCCAGTTTTCAGGGACTGTTTAACCGGCGACTGTGCAATAAGAAAATGTGACAcgagtttcaaatattttgcttaaatatatttttaatcaagcTATGTTACTTTCTCTGCAAACATTGAGAAGTTATTCTGGCAACGAAAGGTACAGAGTTGCTGAAAGTTTAAACTT
This sequence is a window from Bombus pyrosoma isolate SC7728 linkage group LG10, ASM1482585v1, whole genome shotgun sequence. Protein-coding genes within it:
- the LOC122571700 gene encoding odorant receptor 30a-like gives rise to the protein MHTGRYTDMSIKMSGFLLKITGISKATNSSGERRRKFMVVYTIAALVYGVYVNVVDIYHNLHNLDHCIFLASNTLNIILAMFKLSVLHFYKTEFSDIIVYAQKHFWHINYNDDEKILFAECRNFCKLWTVFILLVAESSLSFYAIVPISANIGNNGSERLLPFKMWVNLPLTVTPYYEIMFAIELLAVQQIGASYLCPEQFLCVLNLHVVYQFRMLQKTLLSLWSNVDEQTDIADYSNKYYVILKKCIRKHQSLIQLNAKLEQIFTLPILSHMVIFSVLMCFDTYEIVLANISSGKRLIFFFHMIGSFAHIIFFTYICHGLVEESTNVSIASYSGWWVCLPMSKTGKKIRKDMKMMMMKAMRPCQLTAGGFFPVTLETSTALISSTMSYFALMRESSMRIAEQ